A window of the Alnus glutinosa chromosome 4, dhAlnGlut1.1, whole genome shotgun sequence genome harbors these coding sequences:
- the LOC133866496 gene encoding uncharacterized protein LOC133866496 — MKMFVSHSGLCAMTRNATGLHHLPGLHRLHPMRSDPRRQSGHCRVPHLLLPVAPVRSRAVYGIALEEKRKKKRIDKKPAICTADELHYVPVPNSNWTLALWRYLPSPQAQPRNHPLLLLSGVATNAIGYDLSPETSFARYMSGQGFDTWILEVRGSGFSTQGMDFKEVGQPLDAMVDSSVKRGMDGVFPSGRHSTFEPAAFTDSDISTINRESKETLSKSGDLKLVTKFMETFLHLSEKLAGFLNGGSLEVGQNSVIASQIRDLSQGLANIIEEGQLSVPTRFFDLQERFSTTLDEFQKQLDLIVKYDWDFDSFLQEDVPAAVEYIRTSCKPKDGKLLAIGHSMGGILLYAMLSRCCFEGRNSGFASVATLGSSLDYTSSKSSFKLLLPLANSVQALNVPVIPVGALLAAAHPLASRPPYVLSWLNPQISAQQMMDPKLFEKLVLNNFCTVPTKLLLQLTTAFQEGGLRDRSGSFFYKDHLHKSNVPVLAIAGDQDLICPPEAVYETVKLISEDLVAYKVFGEPGGAHYGHYDLVGGRLVADQVYPCIVEFLNRHDKI; from the exons ATGAAAATGTTCGTTTCCCATTCGGGTCTTTGTGCCATGACCCGGAACGCCACCGGATTGCATCACCTCCCTGGGCTCCACCGCCTCCATCCTATGCGATCCGACCCGAGACGACAATCCGGACACTGTCGGGTTCCGCATTTGCTCCTCCCGGTGGCGCCGGTGAGGTCGAGAGCGGTATACGGTATCGCtctggaggagaagaggaagaagaagaggatcgATAAGAAGCCGGCGATCTGTACCGCCGACGAGCTACACTACGTGCCTGTTCCCAACTCCAATTGGACCCTCGCTCTCTGGCGCTACCTTCCTTCTCCTCAG GCACAGCCGAGGAATCACCCGCTGTTGCTGTTGTCAGGGGTTGCGACGAATGCTATTGGATATGATCTCTCTCCTGAG ACCTCTTTTGCACGCTACATGTCTGGCCAAGGATTTGATACATGGATTCTGGAAGTTCGAGGTTCTGGGTTTAGCACACAAGGAATGGACTTTAAGGAAGTTGGGCAACCACTTGATGCCATGGTAGATTCTTCAGTTAAGCGTGGAATGGATGGTGTTTTTCCTTCAGGACGACATTCTACCTTTGAACCTGCTGCTTTTACTGATTCTGACATCTCTACCATCAATAGAGAAAGCAAAGAGACTCTGTCTAAATCTGGTGACTTGAAATTGGTCACCAAATTTATGGAAACTTTTTTGCATTTATCAGAGAAACTTGCAGGTTTTTTAAATGGAG GTTCTCTAGAAGTGGGGCAAAATTCTGTTATTGCTAGCCAAATCAGAGATTTGAGTCAAGGGCTTGCAAATATCATTGAAGAAGGTCAACTATCAGTTCCAACACGGTTTTTTGACTTGCAAGAGCGTTTTTCTACTACATTAGATGAATTCCAGAAACAACTTGATCTGATTGTGAAGTATGATTGGGACTTTGATAGCTTCTTGCAAGAGGATGTGCCTGCTGCG GTGGAGTACATAAGGACTAGTTGCAAACCAAAGGATGGAAAGTTGCTTGCAATCGGTCACTCGATGGGGGGTATCTTGCTCTATGCAATGCTCTCTCGATGCT GTTTTGAAGGAAGGAACTCTGGGTTCGCCTCAGTTGCTACTTTGGGATCATCACTTGACTACACGAGTTCAAAATCATCCTTTAAATTACTTTTACCTCTGGcaa ACTCTGTACAAGCTCTAAATGTTCCTGTTATTCCAGTTGGGGCCTTGCTTGCTGCAGCTCATCCTCTTGCATCTCGTCCACCTTATGTTTTGTCTTGGTTAAATCCTCAAATTTCTGCTCAGCAAATGATGGATCCGAAGTTATTTGAAAAGCTTGTTTTGAACAACTTTT GTACAGTGCCTACCAAGCTTCTCTTGCAGCTTACAACAGCCTTCCAAGAGGGTGGTTTACGTGACAGAAGTGGAAGTTTCTTCTACAAGGATCATTTACACAAAAGCAACGTCCCTGTCTTAGCAATTGCGGGAGACCAAGACCTAATTTGTCCACCTGAAGCTGTCTATG AAACGGTGAAGTTGATTTCTGAAGATTTggttgcttacaaagtttttggAGAACCTGGAGGTGCACATTATGGTCATTATGATCTAGTGGGAGGCCGTTTG GTAGCAGATCAAGTGTATCCATGCATAGTTGAATTTCTCAACCGTCATGACAAGATTTGA
- the LOC133865418 gene encoding uncharacterized protein LOC133865418 codes for MATSISHLSLSPKPPFLPLYPSLPYCSPLALPPRSSKLHCCLSVKQQANDSNEQISTTQNDAANTLRVAFAAGGTGGHIYPAVAIADELKIVIPTVQILFLGIPNSMESAAIPSAGYAFASVPAAPLARPFVSFQNILLPIRLIKSLIQSYKKLREFDPHIVIGTGGYVSFPVCLAAALKGIKLVIQEQNSVPGIANWLLSILAEVVFVAFHSTIDCFPIKNKCVVCGNPVRVALRHHVPKAVARLRFFPKSGKAGDSEGKVLLVLGGSLGANAINIALLNLYYMLLENEKLYIIWQTGVESYNEMESLVKNHPHLYLTPFMHSMDLAYAAADLIVSRAGAMTCYEILATGKPSILIPSPNVAEGHQFRNASLMADLAGSRVITEDELDSTTLALAIEEILGDEGKMADMSERALKIAKPNASAEIAQHILSLVNLSTAKEKH; via the exons ATGGCCACCTCCATTTCCCACCTCTCACTCTCTCCAAAACCCCCATTTTTACCGCTCTACCCCTCTCTTCCCTACTGCTCACCTCTCGCGCTCCCACCCAg GTCCTCCAAGCTCCACTGCTGTCTCTCTGTCAAACAACAAGCAAATGACTCAAATGAGCAAATATCCACCACCCAAAACGACGCTGCCAACACTCTCCGTGTCGCTTTCGCAGCAGGCGGCACGGGTGGCCACATATACCCGGCAGTAGCCATAGCTGACGAGCTCAAAATCGTCATCCCCACCGTCCAAATCCTCTTCTTAGGCATACCCAATAGCATGGAAAGCGCCGCTATCCCCTCCGCCGGCTATGCCTTCGCCTCCGTCCCCGCCGCGCCATTGGCACGACCTTTCGTCTCCTTCCAAAACATCTTGCTCCCTATACGTTTGATCAAAAGTCTGATCCAAAGTTATAAAAAACTGCGCGAGTTCGATCCCCATATTGTCATCGGTACCGGCGGGTACGTCTCGTTCCCAGTTTGCCTCGCCGCTGCCCTGAAGGGCATTAAGCTTGTGATCCAAGAGCAGAACTCGGTGCCAGGGATCGCGAATTGGCTTCTTTCTATCTTGGCGGAAGTGGTTTTCGTGGCCTTTCACTCCACCATTGACTGTTTTCCAATCAAGAATAAGTGTGTGGTGTGTGGGAATCCCGTGAGGGTGGCGTTGAGGCATCATGTTCCGAAGGCGGTGGCAAGGTTGAGGTTCTTTCCGAAGTCTGGAAAGGCGGGGGATTCGGAGGGAAAGGTTTTGTTGGTGCTTGGAGGGTCTTTGGGTGCTAATGCTATTAATATTGCTTTGTTGAATTTGTATTATATGCTGTTGGAAAACGAGAAATTGTATATCATATGGCAGACAGGGGTGGAGTCATATAATGAGATGGAGAGCCTCGTGAAAAATCACCCGCATTTGTATCTGACGCC GTTTATGCATTCTATGGACTTGGCTTATGCAGCTGCAGATCTTATCGTTTCTAGAGCTGGTGCTATGACTTGTTATGAGATCTTGGCCACTGGGAAACCTTCCATTCTG ATACCATCCCCAAATGTTGCTGAAGGACATCAATTCAGAAATGCTTCCTTAATGGCAGATTTAGCAGGTTCCAGGGTGATAACTGAAGATGAACTTGATTCAACCACCCTTGCTCTTGCAATTGAAGAGATATTAG GGGATGAGGGAAAGATGGCGGACATGTCTGAGAGGGCTCTCAAAATTGCAAAGCCCAATGCCTCTGCAGAGATTGCACAACACATTTTATCTTTAGTTAACTTATCAACGGCGAAGGAGAAGCACTAA
- the LOC133867291 gene encoding uncharacterized protein LOC133867291 translates to MDPPPLLPLPTAAATATNIQANYPDSVDSSPRSRNAETSWLDEPLPPVPGAKLRLMCSYGGHIIPRPHNKSLCYVGGETRIVVVDRHSSLSDLCSRLSHTLLSGRPFTLKYQLPHEDMDSLISVSTGEDLENMIDEYDRTTSGNDLKPTSRLRLFLFFSKPETAASMGSLLDDAKSETWFVDALNHAGLIPRGLSDSATGCMLNLDGVRGSDSCNDLEAQAADDSLGHNNKQVRHNVHDVHSMPDSPMVEKNSSYGSSSSSPSMSNLPPIRVRVEDQKVGMEEQFAQISFAPSGLKQDDSFGVLSAPPPPLPTVVASASTVASTVSNETANRVSSDDERSDQGVPVGFRKPPLPLQPVHMKACGGNSLPSPDSVASDSSIASASSVSKPMSYQEQVHAAHRDNRASNSPSTKNEIPDSSSQTQQQQVQDSGYMFPPQMDQQQQQQFLHASAHYMPAPMSSYFQVYAPSSQQQQQLYHPSDQQYSVYLMPSVGQAPQSYNMSMQSNIADQTTPHPAIVSASGAYKDAIPPIYPTKTTAPAKPEMASGIYRTAVASNPQFVQVPSRQFQQQYAGFHPSQSIAVASSGNYGFEYTNNPNHEQVYYTHQAAPLPSQYQTMTAAAAIALSDASKQLPTESLQQIRTSQPL, encoded by the exons ATGGATCCACCACCTCTTCTACCCCTGCCCACCGCCGCCGCCACTGCCACCAACATCCAAGCGAACTACCCCGACTCAGTCGACTCCTCCCCGCGCTCCCGCAACGCAGAAACCAGCTGGCTCGACGAGCCTCTCCCCCCTGTCCCAGGTGCCAAGCTCCGACTCATGTGCAGCTACGGCGGCCACATCATCCCCCGCCCCCACAACAAATCCCTCTGCTACGTGGGCGGTGAGACCCGCATCGTCGTCGTCGACCGCCACTCCTCCCTCTCCGACCTCTGCTCTCGCCTCTCCCACACCCTCCTCAGCGGCCGACCCTTCACGCTCAAGTACCAGCTTCCCCACGAAGatatggattctctcatatccGTCTCCACCGGCGAAGACCTGGAGAACATGATCGATGAGTATGACCGTACGACCTCAGGCAATGACTTGAAACCCACTTCACGTCTGcgtttgtttctctttttctccaagCCTGAGACTGCAGCCTCCATGGGATCACTCCTCGACGATGCCAAGTCGGAGACGTGGTTCGTCGACGCGCTCAACCATGCTGGGTTAATTCCTAGAGGGCTGTCTGATTCAGCTACCGGATGCATGTTAAATCTTGATGGGGTTCGCGGCAGTGATTCTTGCAATGATTTGGAGGCTCAGGCAGCTGATGATTCTTTGGGTCATAATAACAAGCAGGTGAGGCACAATGTTCATGATGTGCATTCGATGCCTGACTCGCCTATGGTGGAGAAAAATTCATCATATGGGTCATCTTCTTCGTCGCCTTCGATGTCTAACCTGCCTCCTATTCGTGTTCGTGTTGAGGATCAGAAGGTTGGCATGGAGGAACAGTTTGCACAGATAAGTTTTGCGCCAAGTGGGTTGAAGCAAGACGATTCGTTTGGTGTTTTGtctgctcctcctcctccacttCCTACAGTTGTGGCTTCTGCAAGTACTGTGGCGTCAACAGTTTCTAATGAGACGGCGAATCGGGTTTCCTCCGATGATGAGAGATCGGATCAGGGGGTTCCGGTTGGGTTTCGAAAGCCTCCATTGCCGCTGCAGCCAGTGCATATGAAGGCTTGTGGAGGTAATAGTTTGCCTTCGCCGGATTCGGTAGCCAG CGATAGCAGCATAGCATCTGCAAGCTCTGTCTCGAAACCCATGTCCTATCAAGAACAAGTTCATGCTGCCCATAGAGACAACAGAGCCTCTAATAGCCCAAGTACAAAGAATGAGATTCCTGATTCAAGTTCCCAAACCCAACAGCAACAAGTTCAGGATTCTGGCTACATGTTTCCTCCCCAGATGGATCAACAGCAGCAACAACAGTTTCTTCATGCCAGCGCACATTATATGCCAGCTCCCATGTCATCTTACTTCCAAGTGTATGCTCCATCAtcacagcagcagcagcagcttTATCACCCATCCGATCAGCAATATTCTGTCTATCTAATGCCCTCCGTTGGGCAGGCGCCACAATCATACAACATGTCTATGCAATCTAACATAGCTGACCAGACAACTCCACATCCTGCCATTGTTTCTGCCTCTGGAGCTTACAAGGATGCAATTCCACCCATATACCCCACAAAGACAACTGCCCCTGCTAAGCCGGAAATGGCTTCTGGTATATACCGAACAGCCGTCGCATCAAATCCACAATTTGTTCAAGTCCCATCAAGGCAGTTTCAGCAACAGTATGCGGGGTTTCATCCATCTCAGTCTATAGCTGTTGCCTCATCTGGGAATTATGGTTTTGAATACACCAACAATCCAAATCATGAGCAAGTGTACTACACTCACCAAGCTGCTCCATTGCCTTCTCAATACCAAACCATGACAGCAGCAGCTGCTATAGCATTATCAGATGCTTCAAAACAGCTGCCTACAGAATCTCTGCAGCAGATCAGAACCTCACAGCCACTCTAA